A genomic window from Neoarius graeffei isolate fNeoGra1 chromosome 5, fNeoGra1.pri, whole genome shotgun sequence includes:
- the LOC132886011 gene encoding proline-rich protein 15-like protein — MNEGKSLPFRSGVKETGKLGTGTNSDLTYCKYSPEFCGFGEVNPQMAERIPWWKAFTGRVLSSMLKDAAVQQDQGSDSRNSGFLNDCFDASQLEPALTDGTFRRNLTVSRSGRYKEKRKVRATLAANTNFYESNTAVAK, encoded by the exons ATGAACGAAGGAAAAAGTTTGCCTTTCCGTTCTGGAGTCAAAGAAACGGGAAAGCTAGGTACTGGGACAAATTCTGATCTTACCTACTGCAAATATTCACCTGAATTTTGTGGCTTTG GTGAAGTGAACCCTCAGATGGCAGAGAGGATTCCCTGGTGGAAGGCCTTCACTGGCAGGGTGCTGAGCAGCATGCTTAAAGATGCTGCGGTTCAGCAGGATCAAGGCTCAGACAGCAGAAACTCGGGCTTCCTGAATGACTGCTTTGATGCCTCACAGCTGGAGCCTGCTTTAACCGATGGCACCTTCAGGCGCAACCTTACCGTCTCGCGCTCCGGCCGCTACAAGGAAAAACGCAAGGTTCGAGCAACTTTGGCTGCCAACACGAACTTTTACGAAAGCAACACAGCCGTGGCCAAGTAA